A stretch of the Tannerella serpentiformis genome encodes the following:
- a CDS encoding beta-ketoacyl-[acyl-carrier-protein] synthase family protein — translation MKKEIYVTGAGIVSALGLGKDANLRALINQQSGVQPIQFLETAHRHLPSGEVKHSNDALCEQLGIPPAEAFIRSSLLAIPAVKEALEQARIGELAPTARVALLSGITVGGMDKAEQYYDDFLQNDSRNAYIELNDCGACTEQIADFFGSRFTLVSTIVTACSSSANALMQGAELLRSGRADVVVAGGCECLSRYHVNGFNTLKILDPDVCRPFDRDRAGINLGEGAGYVVLETAEHARARGVRPIGRLSGAANACDAYHPTASSPDGLGPYLVMRQAVQDAGLTPDDIDYINAHGTGTPNNDLTEGLAAMRLFGDRVPPIASVKAYTGHTTSAAGSIEAIIALLAIEHQFLPINLHFRTPIPEHNFRPLTDPQPTRPVRHILSNSFGFGGNDTALVLSAV, via the coding sequence ATGAAGAAAGAAATTTATGTCACCGGAGCCGGCATCGTCTCCGCCCTCGGACTCGGCAAAGACGCCAATTTGCGCGCACTGATCAACCAACAATCGGGTGTCCAGCCCATCCAGTTCCTCGAGACTGCACACCGCCACCTGCCCTCGGGCGAAGTCAAGCATAGCAACGACGCCCTCTGCGAACAGCTCGGCATACCGCCCGCGGAGGCCTTCATCCGCTCCTCCCTCCTGGCCATCCCGGCCGTGAAGGAGGCCCTCGAGCAGGCCCGGATCGGCGAGCTGGCACCGACAGCACGCGTCGCGCTGCTCTCCGGCATCACCGTCGGGGGCATGGACAAGGCCGAGCAGTATTACGACGATTTTCTCCAGAACGACTCCCGCAACGCCTACATCGAACTGAACGATTGCGGCGCATGCACCGAGCAGATTGCCGACTTTTTCGGCAGCCGTTTCACACTCGTGTCGACCATCGTCACCGCCTGCTCCTCATCGGCCAACGCGCTCATGCAGGGCGCTGAGCTTCTTCGCTCGGGGCGCGCCGATGTGGTTGTGGCCGGGGGCTGCGAATGCCTCTCGCGTTACCACGTCAACGGCTTCAATACCCTCAAAATCCTCGATCCGGACGTCTGCCGACCCTTCGATCGCGACCGCGCTGGCATCAATCTCGGCGAAGGGGCTGGGTACGTGGTCCTCGAAACGGCCGAACACGCCCGAGCGCGTGGTGTCCGCCCCATCGGCCGACTCTCCGGCGCGGCCAACGCCTGCGATGCCTACCACCCAACGGCCTCCTCGCCCGACGGCCTCGGCCCCTATCTGGTCATGCGGCAAGCCGTTCAGGACGCCGGGCTTACCCCCGACGACATCGATTACATCAATGCGCACGGCACCGGCACACCCAACAATGATCTCACCGAGGGCCTCGCGGCCATGCGTCTCTTCGGCGACCGCGTCCCGCCCATCGCCTCCGTCAAGGCCTACACGGGTCACACCACCAGCGCCGCCGGCAGCATCGAAGCCATCATCGCGCTCCTGGCCATCGAGCATCAATTCCTCCCCATCAACCTCCACTTCCGGACCCCCATTCCGGAGCACAATTTCCGGCCCCTCACTGACCCGCAGCCCACGCGCCCCGTTCGCCACATCCTCTCCAACTCCTTCGGCTTCGGCGGCAACGACACCGCGCTCGTCCTCTCCGCCGTCTAA
- a CDS encoding MFS transporter yields MTQALQTLRDKPSARWTALILLAMAMFFSYIFMDILSPLKDILETQRHWDSTAFGTYAGSETFLNVFIFFLIIAGIILDKMGVRFTALLSGVVMVAGATINWYAVTDAFMGSSLEAWFTANLNYIPLLDELGVSPFYQGMPASAKFASVGFMIFGCGVEMAGITVSRGIVKWFKGKEMALAMGSEMALARLGVATCMIFSPVIARMSTPPDVSRSVAFGVILLLIALIMFVAYFFMDRKLDAETGEAEEAEEPFHIKDLGRILSDGGFWLVALLCVLYYSAIFPFQKYAVNMLQCNITFNPPAEGSFWASSTVAYVQYVVMLIIAITAFTSNFSRGVMKSILLVASIASLLVFCYMAYCRQSAESIFAVFPLLAVGITPILGKYVDNKGKAASMLMLGSILLIICHLTFAFVLPLFKGSPVGGVVLAFATILVLGSSFSLVPASLWPSVPKLVDSKVIGSAYALIFWIQNIGLWLFPLLIGKVLKASNPEVEQALASGQLTPTEAAVSYNYTNALLMLAMLGVAALVLGILLKAVDKKHHLGLEEPNIKPQ; encoded by the coding sequence ATGACACAAGCATTACAAACCCTCAGAGACAAGCCGTCAGCACGTTGGACGGCACTCATCCTGCTGGCTATGGCGATGTTCTTCTCCTACATTTTCATGGACATCCTTTCGCCGCTGAAAGACATTTTGGAAACCCAGCGCCACTGGGATTCGACCGCCTTCGGCACCTACGCCGGCTCCGAAACTTTCCTCAACGTCTTCATCTTCTTCCTCATCATTGCCGGTATCATCCTCGACAAGATGGGCGTGCGCTTCACAGCGCTCCTCTCCGGCGTGGTGATGGTGGCCGGCGCCACTATCAACTGGTACGCCGTCACGGACGCCTTCATGGGCTCCTCGCTCGAGGCCTGGTTCACGGCCAACCTGAACTACATCCCGCTGCTCGACGAGCTGGGCGTCTCGCCCTTCTATCAGGGCATGCCCGCCTCGGCCAAGTTTGCCTCCGTCGGCTTCATGATCTTCGGTTGCGGCGTAGAGATGGCCGGCATCACCGTTTCGCGCGGTATCGTGAAGTGGTTTAAGGGTAAAGAGATGGCTCTGGCGATGGGATCAGAGATGGCTCTGGCGCGCCTCGGCGTAGCCACCTGTATGATCTTCTCGCCCGTCATCGCCCGCATGTCTACACCGCCCGATGTGTCGCGTTCCGTAGCCTTCGGCGTGATCCTGCTGCTCATCGCCCTGATCATGTTCGTCGCCTACTTCTTCATGGATCGCAAGCTCGATGCTGAGACGGGCGAGGCCGAAGAGGCCGAAGAGCCGTTCCACATCAAGGACCTCGGCCGCATCCTCTCCGACGGCGGCTTCTGGCTCGTGGCCCTGCTCTGCGTGCTCTACTATTCGGCCATCTTCCCGTTCCAGAAGTACGCCGTGAACATGCTCCAGTGCAACATCACCTTCAACCCGCCAGCCGAGGGCAGCTTCTGGGCCTCCAGCACGGTAGCTTACGTGCAATACGTCGTCATGCTCATCATCGCCATCACCGCCTTTACGAGCAACTTCAGCCGGGGCGTGATGAAGAGCATCCTGCTCGTGGCCTCCATCGCCTCGCTGCTTGTCTTCTGCTACATGGCCTACTGCCGCCAGTCGGCCGAATCCATCTTTGCCGTCTTCCCGCTCCTGGCCGTCGGCATCACGCCGATCCTCGGCAAATACGTCGACAACAAAGGCAAGGCCGCCTCGATGCTGATGCTCGGATCGATCCTGCTCATCATCTGTCACCTCACGTTCGCCTTCGTCCTGCCGCTGTTCAAGGGCAGCCCCGTGGGCGGCGTCGTGCTGGCCTTCGCCACCATCCTGGTGCTCGGTTCGTCGTTCTCGCTCGTGCCCGCATCGCTGTGGCCCAGCGTGCCGAAGCTGGTTGATAGCAAAGTGATCGGCTCGGCCTACGCGCTCATCTTCTGGATACAGAACATCGGCCTTTGGCTCTTCCCTCTGCTCATCGGCAAGGTGCTCAAAGCCTCCAATCCGGAGGTAGAACAAGCTCTGGCCTCGGGCCAACTCACGCCGACGGAAGCCGCCGTGTCGTACAACTATACCAACGCGCTGCTCATGCTCGCCATGCTCGGTGTGGCCGCCCTCGTGCTCGGCATCCTGCTGAAGGCTGTCGACAAGAAGCACCACCTCGGCCTCGAGGAGCCAAACATCAAGCCGCAATAA
- a CDS encoding bifunctional folylpolyglutamate synthase/dihydrofolate synthase → MNYAETLQYLYVRTPAFHRVGADAYKPGLERSRALDDALGRPSAAYPIVHVAGTNGKGSVSHLLAATFQAHGLRTGLYTSPHLIDFSERIRVDGQPIPQQRVVDFVAENAHLIDRLEPSFFELTTAMTFDYFRRCEVDIAVIETGLGGRLDSTNIVTPILSVITNVSLDHTQYLGDTLAQIAAEKAGIIKPGVPVVVGEVDDKAVRRVFADKGDECDTPIFWAEEEDVLRKVRPLPDGRWEFESTEFGTLIGELGGSFQVANARTVLTALNIFFHPPVLRKILPEAVRQGFAHVVEMTGLAGRWQTIARRPTIVCDSGHNVGAWSRLRPLLKETAKRHAHLHMVVGMSSDKDITAVLRLMPPQATYYFTQADTDRALSADELAKLGAKAGLQGTAYATVPEAIRAAQAAATTDDMIFVGGSHFVLADALPLLTQN, encoded by the coding sequence ATGAATTACGCAGAAACCCTTCAATATCTCTATGTACGGACGCCCGCCTTCCATCGCGTCGGGGCGGACGCCTACAAGCCCGGGCTGGAACGCAGTCGGGCACTCGACGACGCACTGGGGCGACCCTCCGCGGCCTACCCCATCGTTCACGTGGCCGGCACCAACGGCAAAGGCTCCGTCTCTCACCTGCTGGCCGCCACGTTTCAGGCGCACGGCCTCCGCACAGGACTCTATACCTCCCCGCATTTAATCGACTTCAGCGAGCGCATCCGCGTTGACGGCCAGCCCATCCCGCAGCAGCGCGTGGTGGACTTCGTGGCCGAAAACGCACACCTCATCGACCGCCTGGAGCCCTCCTTCTTCGAGCTGACCACGGCCATGACCTTCGACTATTTCCGCCGCTGCGAGGTGGACATTGCCGTCATCGAGACAGGCCTCGGCGGCCGCCTGGACAGCACGAACATCGTCACGCCCATCCTCAGCGTCATCACCAACGTCAGCCTCGACCACACGCAGTACCTCGGCGACACGCTCGCGCAGATCGCAGCCGAAAAGGCAGGCATCATCAAGCCCGGCGTGCCCGTCGTGGTGGGTGAAGTCGACGACAAGGCTGTGCGCCGTGTGTTTGCAGACAAGGGCGACGAGTGCGACACGCCCATCTTTTGGGCCGAAGAGGAAGACGTGCTGCGGAAGGTCCGCCCATTGCCCGACGGGCGTTGGGAGTTTGAATCTACCGAGTTTGGCACGCTCATCGGCGAGCTGGGCGGATCGTTCCAAGTGGCCAACGCGCGTACGGTGCTCACGGCGCTGAACATCTTCTTCCATCCCCCCGTATTAAGAAAGATACTGCCCGAGGCTGTCCGCCAGGGATTCGCCCATGTGGTCGAGATGACCGGGCTCGCAGGCCGCTGGCAGACCATCGCCCGCCGCCCGACCATCGTCTGCGATTCGGGGCACAACGTCGGCGCATGGAGCCGCCTCCGCCCGCTCCTTAAAGAGACGGCCAAACGGCACGCCCACCTGCATATGGTCGTGGGCATGAGCAGCGATAAGGACATCACCGCCGTGCTCCGCCTCATGCCTCCGCAGGCTACGTATTACTTCACCCAAGCCGACACCGACCGCGCCCTCTCGGCCGACGAGCTGGCCAAGCTGGGTGCCAAGGCCGGCCTTCAGGGCACGGCTTACGCCACCGTCCCCGAGGCCATTCGCGCGGCACAGGCCGCGGCCACGACGGACGACATGATCTTCGTCGGCGGCAGCCACTTCGTCCTGGCCGACGCCCTGCCACTACTCACTCAGAATTAA
- a CDS encoding YjjG family noncanonical pyrimidine nucleotidase, producing the protein MTSPERRYTSLFIDLDNTLWDTIHDNKKCLEELFVDYQFDRHFASFEAFYALYLPYNERLWERYQNQEIDRRTLLQERMLHVLRPMGIRDTRLAMRLNRDLNERTTRHTTLIPGATELLEHVSRSYRLFVLSNGFHEVQSLKMERAGIARFFRGLILSERVGARKPNPVFFDYALHHTRTRRTEVLMIGDSYAADIAGALRSGIDALWYNPAGLPLPGDLSPQFTVRTLDEIREIL; encoded by the coding sequence ATGACCAGCCCCGAGCGCCGCTACACGTCCTTGTTTATCGACTTGGACAACACGTTGTGGGACACCATCCACGACAATAAAAAATGCCTCGAAGAGCTTTTTGTCGACTATCAATTCGATCGACACTTTGCCTCCTTCGAGGCTTTTTATGCCCTTTACCTTCCCTATAACGAACGCCTCTGGGAGCGCTATCAGAACCAGGAGATCGATCGCCGGACCCTGCTGCAAGAGCGCATGCTGCATGTGCTCCGTCCGATGGGCATCCGTGACACCCGCCTGGCCATGCGCCTCAACCGTGACCTCAACGAGCGCACTACGCGCCACACGACGCTCATCCCCGGCGCCACGGAGCTGCTCGAGCACGTCAGCCGTTCGTACCGCCTCTTCGTCCTCTCCAACGGCTTTCACGAGGTGCAAAGCCTGAAGATGGAGCGCGCCGGGATAGCCCGCTTCTTCCGTGGGCTGATCCTCTCCGAGCGGGTCGGCGCCCGCAAGCCCAACCCCGTCTTTTTCGACTACGCCCTCCATCACACCCGGACGCGTCGCACGGAGGTGCTCATGATCGGCGACAGCTACGCGGCCGACATCGCCGGCGCCCTCCGCTCCGGCATCGACGCCCTCTGGTACAACCCCGCCGGCCTACCGCTCCCCGGCGACCTCAGCCCACAGTTCACCGTCCGCACCCTCGACGAGATCCGGGAAATCCTGTAA
- a CDS encoding Cbp1 family collagen-binding glycoprotein adhesin — MKRIVLFLLSTALLTASCVENSSEYQKLKSENEELKADKAKSTEELNEMLSTLNDIQTDIQSIKDAEQYLKIEPTSGEMNANKKEQIRNNMKLIAETLKNNREQLNALQEKLKKSNIQSSALQKTIDRISKELNEKAQMIAGLQEELAKKDIRIKELDDIVANLNENVETLNATSAEQTKKINEQDKQLHRAYYCFGTKKELKDQNILTGGGLFSKSKMAKENFNEDYFISIDTREVTSIPLYARKATVRSSHPENSYRFVKDAEGNLTLEIVNAKSFWSMSKYLVVEVG; from the coding sequence ATGAAAAGGATCGTATTATTCCTCCTGAGCACGGCCCTGCTGACGGCCTCCTGCGTAGAGAACTCTTCAGAGTATCAGAAGCTGAAGAGCGAGAATGAAGAGTTGAAGGCTGACAAGGCCAAGAGCACCGAAGAGCTGAACGAGATGCTCTCCACCCTGAATGACATCCAGACCGACATCCAGTCCATCAAGGACGCCGAGCAGTACCTCAAGATCGAACCCACCAGCGGCGAGATGAACGCCAACAAGAAGGAGCAGATCAGGAACAACATGAAGCTCATTGCCGAGACGCTCAAGAACAACCGTGAGCAGCTCAACGCCCTGCAAGAGAAACTGAAGAAGAGCAACATCCAGTCGTCGGCCTTGCAGAAGACCATCGACCGCATCTCCAAGGAGCTCAACGAGAAGGCCCAGATGATAGCCGGACTGCAAGAGGAGCTGGCTAAGAAGGATATCCGCATCAAGGAGCTGGACGACATCGTGGCTAACCTCAACGAGAACGTGGAGACCCTCAACGCCACCAGCGCCGAGCAAACCAAGAAGATCAACGAGCAGGATAAGCAGCTCCACCGCGCCTACTATTGCTTCGGCACGAAGAAGGAGCTCAAGGATCAGAACATCCTGACCGGCGGCGGACTCTTCTCGAAGTCCAAGATGGCGAAGGAGAACTTCAACGAGGACTACTTCATCTCCATCGACACCCGCGAGGTGACCTCCATCCCGCTCTACGCCCGCAAGGCCACCGTACGCTCCAGCCACCCGGAGAACTCGTATCGCTTCGTCAAGGACGCCGAGGGCAACCTGACGCTCGAGATCGTCAACGCAAAATCGTTCTGGAGCATGAGCAAGTACCTCGTCGTGGAGGTCGGATGA
- the rsmI gene encoding 16S rRNA (cytidine(1402)-2'-O)-methyltransferase: MGKLTIVPTPVGNLEDMTYRAVRVLREADLILAEDTRTTLVLLRHYEIQNRLQSHHAYNEHRTAEELVERMQAGEHMALVSDAGTPAISDPGFLLVRACVAAGVEVECLPGATAFVPALVVSGLPTDRFCFEGFLPPKKGRRTRLEALREERRTVILYESPHRLRKTLDQLSEVLGPERRLSVSREISKRFEETVRGRVDEIIPHFTVNDPRGEFVIVVAGADETSEDRHPSTVSST, translated from the coding sequence ATGGGTAAGCTCACGATTGTCCCCACGCCGGTGGGGAACCTGGAGGACATGACCTACCGCGCCGTGCGTGTGCTCCGTGAGGCCGACCTGATCTTGGCCGAGGATACGCGCACGACGCTCGTCCTGCTCCGTCATTATGAGATACAGAACCGCCTCCAGTCGCACCACGCCTACAACGAGCATCGCACGGCAGAGGAGCTCGTGGAGCGTATGCAGGCCGGTGAGCACATGGCGCTTGTATCGGACGCCGGTACACCGGCCATCTCCGATCCCGGCTTCCTGCTCGTCCGGGCCTGTGTGGCGGCTGGCGTGGAGGTGGAGTGCCTGCCGGGCGCTACGGCCTTTGTGCCGGCCTTGGTGGTGTCTGGTTTGCCGACGGATCGCTTCTGCTTCGAGGGGTTCCTGCCGCCCAAGAAGGGTAGGCGGACACGCCTGGAGGCACTGCGCGAGGAGCGTCGCACGGTGATCCTCTACGAGTCGCCTCACCGACTCCGCAAGACGCTCGATCAGCTCTCCGAAGTGCTCGGCCCGGAGCGTCGCCTGTCCGTCTCGCGCGAGATCTCGAAACGGTTCGAAGAGACCGTCCGCGGACGGGTGGACGAAATAATTCCGCACTTCACCGTGAACGATCCGCGGGGAGAGTTTGTTATAGTGGTGGCCGGCGCGGACGAGACGTCTGAAGACCGGCATCCATCCACAGTTTCATCTACTTAA
- a CDS encoding type II toxin-antitoxin system RelE/ParE family toxin: MDETKDFISGLPQAAAYKIYYNMKRLAEGERNSELFKKLEGSEIWEFRTLYNKTNYRIFAFWDTVNDTLVVATHGVVKKTQKTPSKEIAKAEAIRIEYFKNKSPL, encoded by the coding sequence ATGGACGAAACGAAGGATTTCATATCTGGACTCCCTCAAGCTGCTGCATACAAGATATACTACAACATGAAGCGTCTAGCTGAAGGAGAGCGTAACAGCGAACTCTTCAAAAAGCTGGAAGGATCGGAGATCTGGGAGTTTCGTACACTTTACAACAAGACGAATTACCGGATATTCGCCTTTTGGGATACGGTAAATGACACCTTAGTAGTCGCTACTCACGGCGTGGTCAAGAAGACACAGAAGACACCTTCAAAAGAAATAGCGAAGGCTGAAGCAATCAGAATAGAGTATTTCAAAAACAAATCTCCCTTATGA
- a CDS encoding helix-turn-helix domain-containing protein translates to MTQMHFTPLDEALDEHFGKRGSPERDKFEADVEAAVNAYHIGEVIRNERLKQNLTQEQLGERMGVKKAQISRLERGLSVSVPTLGRVFKALGITSGTLDLGMAGKVVLW, encoded by the coding sequence ATGACACAAATGCACTTTACCCCGCTGGATGAGGCGCTGGATGAACACTTCGGCAAGCGGGGATCCCCCGAAAGGGACAAGTTTGAGGCCGACGTTGAAGCCGCTGTAAATGCTTACCACATAGGGGAAGTCATACGCAACGAGCGGCTGAAACAAAATCTCACGCAAGAACAATTGGGCGAACGGATGGGCGTGAAAAAGGCGCAGATATCCCGCTTAGAGCGCGGATTGAGTGTTTCCGTCCCCACGTTAGGACGTGTTTTCAAAGCATTAGGTATCACCTCCGGTACACTCGATTTAGGTATGGCCGGAAAAGTTGTGCTATGGTGA
- a CDS encoding flavin reductase family protein — protein sequence MKINLGVKPYLFPMPVLMIATYGEDDRVNVMNMAWGGICDDNKVALNISDTHKTADNLRARRAFTISVANQDHLEAADYFGMVTGNKVPDKFERTGLHAVRSERVDAPVVVEFPLTIECRVVDMKTTDGTMRVVGEIVNVLADETVLDERGRVDPTRLNAILFDPFQSGYYAIGEKVGQAWKSGAVISKRDANA from the coding sequence ATGAAGATCAATTTGGGGGTAAAACCCTACCTCTTTCCCATGCCTGTGTTGATGATCGCCACGTACGGCGAGGACGACCGGGTGAACGTAATGAACATGGCTTGGGGCGGCATCTGCGACGACAACAAGGTGGCGCTCAACATCAGTGACACGCACAAGACGGCCGACAATCTGCGGGCGCGGCGTGCCTTTACCATCAGCGTGGCCAACCAGGATCACTTGGAAGCGGCCGACTACTTCGGTATGGTCACGGGCAACAAGGTGCCGGACAAGTTCGAGCGCACGGGGTTGCATGCTGTGCGGAGCGAACGGGTGGACGCACCCGTGGTGGTGGAGTTTCCGTTGACCATCGAGTGTCGCGTGGTGGACATGAAGACGACGGACGGCACGATGCGCGTGGTCGGCGAGATCGTCAACGTGCTGGCCGATGAGACTGTGCTCGACGAGCGGGGACGTGTCGACCCAACGCGCCTTAACGCCATCCTCTTCGATCCCTTCCAAAGCGGCTACTACGCCATCGGAGAAAAAGTGGGGCAGGCCTGGAAGAGCGGCGCGGTGATCTCAAAGAGGGACGCGAACGCATGA
- a CDS encoding C69 family dipeptidase, protein MTNEELKQGGAYPSECTTVIVGSRMTADGSMILARSEDWNMSFAKNLEIYEDREEGPKEFVAQDSGFRCELPREALGYTALAPCHLRGSWGSAGYNTAGVGMSATESIFSSEKALAVDPLVKDGLAENSVFNIVLPYIRTAREGVSRLGSLIEQYGISEGFGIGFVDESEIWYLETASGHRWLACRMPEDMYFVTGNQSRFRTYDPNDKANYMASADLIEFAEKHGLYDPATGPFDFHTAYIRDVKLDTTYNYPRVWGLQAMFSPAIENDVTKNTFPVFAKAEHPLSLDDLRRAFRFHYQGTEHDPYLHNNPKEKYRPVSIFRTTQTHILHVRPELPQAIGRVDYMAMGMAVLGVFLPLYQGITSYPEAYTKGGLRSDADSAYWKFRKVQTLGMVNYNRYAPLIQETYARWEAETTQRQREMEAQYLAVYETQPIHARELLQAFSDKMLQSALDVTDRLIEELFTRLAEDIQAEYRFAGA, encoded by the coding sequence ATGACAAACGAAGAATTGAAGCAAGGCGGAGCTTATCCGTCAGAGTGTACGACCGTGATCGTGGGCAGCCGCATGACGGCCGATGGGTCGATGATCCTGGCCCGGTCGGAGGATTGGAATATGTCCTTCGCCAAGAATCTGGAGATCTATGAGGACCGCGAAGAGGGGCCGAAGGAGTTTGTGGCCCAAGACAGCGGCTTCCGCTGCGAATTGCCTCGCGAGGCGTTGGGTTACACCGCGCTCGCACCCTGCCACCTGCGTGGCAGCTGGGGTAGCGCTGGGTATAACACGGCGGGCGTGGGTATGAGCGCCACGGAGAGCATCTTCAGCAGTGAGAAGGCGCTGGCTGTTGACCCGCTGGTGAAGGACGGTCTGGCTGAGAACTCGGTCTTCAACATCGTCCTGCCCTACATCCGTACGGCACGCGAGGGCGTCAGCCGTTTGGGCAGCTTGATCGAGCAGTATGGCATCTCTGAGGGCTTCGGCATCGGCTTCGTGGACGAGAGCGAGATCTGGTACCTCGAGACGGCTTCGGGCCACCGGTGGCTGGCCTGCCGCATGCCCGAGGATATGTATTTCGTGACCGGCAATCAGAGCCGCTTCCGCACCTATGACCCGAACGACAAGGCCAACTATATGGCTTCGGCCGACCTCATCGAGTTCGCCGAGAAGCACGGCCTCTACGACCCCGCCACGGGCCCCTTCGACTTCCACACGGCTTACATCCGTGACGTGAAGCTGGATACGACCTACAACTATCCGCGCGTCTGGGGACTTCAGGCCATGTTTAGCCCCGCGATCGAGAACGACGTGACGAAGAACACCTTCCCCGTCTTTGCCAAGGCCGAGCACCCGCTTTCTTTAGACGATCTGCGCCGCGCCTTCCGATTCCACTATCAGGGCACGGAGCACGACCCCTATCTGCACAACAACCCGAAGGAAAAGTATCGCCCCGTCTCCATCTTCCGCACCACGCAGACGCATATCCTGCACGTGCGGCCGGAGCTGCCGCAGGCCATCGGCCGGGTGGACTATATGGCGATGGGCATGGCCGTGCTGGGCGTCTTTCTGCCGCTCTATCAGGGTATCACTTCCTACCCCGAGGCGTACACGAAGGGCGGGCTCCGGTCGGATGCTGATTCGGCCTATTGGAAGTTCCGCAAGGTGCAGACGCTGGGCATGGTGAACTATAACCGATACGCCCCGCTGATTCAGGAGACCTATGCCCGCTGGGAGGCCGAGACGACGCAGCGTCAGCGTGAGATGGAGGCGCAATACCTGGCCGTCTATGAGACGCAGCCCATCCACGCCCGCGAGTTGCTGCAGGCCTTCTCGGACAAGATGCTCCAGTCGGCCCTCGACGTGACGGATCGCCTCATTGAGGAGCTCTTTACCCGCCTGGCCGAGGACATCCAAGCCGAGTATCGCTTCGCTGGCGCGTGA
- the pnuC gene encoding nicotinamide riboside transporter PnuC: MFYDAIEIVAAGIMLLYLWLEYRASIWLWPVGVVIPAFYIYIYYVNKFYADMGVNVYYLFASAYGWYRWQRGRGRETSEAEVAIRRTPRGTWLRLASAYILLQTALYLVLSRFTDSPVPWGDAFTTALSILAMWMLAQKYIEQWGVWMVINAVSAALYFWKGMTPTAVTYVVYTIVPIFGYVRWRRMMAD, from the coding sequence ATGTTCTACGACGCAATCGAGATCGTAGCGGCGGGGATCATGCTGCTCTACCTCTGGCTCGAATACCGAGCCAGCATCTGGCTCTGGCCAGTGGGCGTGGTGATCCCCGCCTTCTACATCTATATCTACTACGTCAACAAGTTCTACGCCGATATGGGCGTCAACGTCTACTACCTTTTCGCCAGCGCCTACGGCTGGTATCGCTGGCAGCGCGGCCGCGGTCGTGAGACCTCGGAGGCGGAGGTGGCGATCCGGCGGACGCCGCGCGGGACGTGGCTCCGACTGGCGTCGGCCTACATCCTGCTGCAGACGGCGCTCTACCTCGTACTCTCGCGCTTCACGGACAGCCCCGTGCCCTGGGGCGACGCCTTCACGACGGCGCTAAGTATTCTGGCGATGTGGATGCTGGCGCAGAAATACATCGAGCAGTGGGGCGTCTGGATGGTGATCAACGCCGTCTCGGCCGCGCTCTACTTCTGGAAGGGCATGACGCCGACGGCCGTCACCTATGTCGTCTACACCATCGTGCCCATCTTCGGGTACGTGCGGTGGCGGCGGATGATGGCGGACTGA